The Calonectris borealis chromosome 13, bCalBor7.hap1.2, whole genome shotgun sequence genome contains a region encoding:
- the SLITRK2 gene encoding SLIT and NTRK-like protein 2 gives MLKGVWLLSLLTVAGISQTESRKPAKDICSKSRCPCEEKENVLNINCENKGFTTVSLLLPPPSKIYQLFLNGNALTRLFPNEFVNYSNAVTLHLGNNDMQEIRTGAFSGLRTLKRLHLNNNKLEVLKEDTFLGLESLEYLQADYNYISAIEAGAFSKLNKLKVLILNDNLLLSLPSNVFRFVLLTHLDLRGNRLKMMPFAGVLEHIGGIMEIQLEENPWNCTCDLLPLKAWLDTITVFVGEIVCETPFRLHGKDVTQLTRQDLCPRKSSSDSNQREKHPVLSDPHISRLSPTANSAINPTRAPKASRPPKTRNRPTPRVTVSKDRQIFGPIMVYQTKSPVPITCPAGCICTSQSSDNGLNVNCQEKKISNISDLHPRPTSPKKLYLTSNYVQVIYRTDLIEYSSLDLLHLGNNRIAVIQEGAFTNLTSLRRLYLNGNYLEILYPSMFNGLHSLQYLYLEYNVIKEILPRTFDALSNLHLLFLNNNLLRSLPDNVFGGTSLTRLNLRNNHFSHLPVRGVLDQLSALIQIDLQENPWDCTCDILGLRNWIEQVTDQNNQQSNPPVVINEVICESPTKHSGEHLKFLSKEAICPENPSLSDSSLLSMNQNTDTPHLLGVSPSSYPEIHTEVPLSVLILGLLVVFILSVCFGAGLFVFVLKRRKGVQSMPSSANNLDISSFQLQYGSYNTETHDKTEGHVYNYIPPPVGQMCQNPIYMQKEGDPVAYYRNLHEFSYSNLDHKKEDPTSLAFTISAAELLEKQSSPREPELLYQNIAERVKELPTGGLVHYNFCTLPKRQFAPSYESRRQNQDRINKTVLYGTPRKYFAEQSKPEHPLLQGKLQTEPDYLEVLEKQTAISQL, from the coding sequence ATGCTGAAGGGTGTTTGGTTGCTCAGTTTGTTAACAGTGGCTGGGATCTCGCAGACAGAGAGTCGCAAACCTGCCAAAGACATTTGCAGCAAGAGCCGCTGCCCTTGCGAGGAGAAGGAGAACGTGCTGAACATTAATTGTGAAAACAAAGGATTTACAACCGtcagcctcctcctgccgccACCGTCCAAGATCTACCAGCTGTTTCTCAACGGGAACGCGCTGACCCGCCTGTTCCCCAATGAGTTCGTCAACTACTCCAATGCTGTGACCCTCCACTTGGGCAACAACGACATGCAGGAGATCCGCACAGGGGCCTTCAGTGGCCTCCGCACTCTCAAGAGGCTGCACCTGAATAACAACAAGCTGGAAGTGCTGAAGGAGGACACGTTCCTGGGCTTGGAGAGTCTGGAGTACCTGCAGGCCGATTACAATTACATCAGTGCCATTGAGGCGGGGGCCTTCAGCAAGCTAAACAAGCTCAAGGTGCTGATTCTCAATGACAACCTcctgctgtccctgcccagcaATGTCTTCCGCTTCGTGCTCCTCACTCACCTGGACCTGCGGGGGAACCGGCTGAAGATGATGCCTTTTGCTGGTGTGCTGGAGCACATTGGAGGCATCATGGAAATCCAGCTGGAGGAAAACCCTTGGAACTGCACCTGCGACTTGCTGCCACTGAAGGCCTGGCTAGACACCATCACCGTGTTTGTGGGCGAGATAGTCTGCGAAACCCCCTTCAGGCTTCATGGGAAAGATGTGACCCAGCTCACCAGGCAAGATCTCTGCCCTAGGAAAAGCTCCAGTGATTCAAACCAGAGAGAAAAACACCCTGTCCTCTCAGACCCACACATCTCGAGGCTATCGCCCACAGCCAACTCTGCCATCAATCCCACCAGAGCCCCAAAAGCCAGCCGGCCACCCAAAACCAGGAACCGCCCCACACCCCGTGTCACTGTGTCGAAAGACAGACAAATATTTGGACCTATCATGGTTTACCAGACAAAGTCTCCTGTGCCCATCACCTGCCCAGCTGGCTGCATCTGTACTTCGCAGAGCTCAGACAATGGCTTAAATGTGAACTGCCAAGAGAAAAAGATAAGTAACATCTCCGATCTCCACCCTAGGCCGACCAGTCCAAAGAAACTTTACCTTACCAGTAACTATGTGCAAGTCATTTATAGAACCGATCTCATAGAGTACAGCTCTCTGGATTTGTTACATCTAGGAAATAACAGAATTGCAGTGATACAAGAAGGTGCCTTTACAAACCTCACAAGTTTACGTAGACTTTATCTTAATGGCAACTACCTTGAGATTCTGTACCCATCTATGTTCAATGGGCTGCACAGCCTGCAATATCTCTACCTAGAGTACAATGTCATAAAGGAGATCCTGCCACGCACCTTTGATGCTCTCAGTAATCTTCATCTGTTATTTCTCAATAACAACCTGCTCAGATCTTTGCCTGACAACGTCTTTGGCGGCACTTCCCTCACCAGACTCAACCTTAGAAACAACCATTTCTCACACCTGCCTGTGAGAGGAGTCTTGGACCAGCTCTCGGCTCTAATTCAGATAGACCTCCAGGAGAACCCTTGGGACTGCACGTGTGACATCCTGGGCCTGAGGAACTGGATAGAGCAAGTCACTGACCAGAACAACCAGCAGTCGAATCCCCCCGTAGTTATCAACGAAGTCATATGCGAGTCTCCCACCAAGCACTCTGGAGAGCATCTGAAATTCCTGAGCAAAGAAGCCATCTGCCCAGAGAACCCCAGCTTGTCAgattcttctctcctctccatgAATCAGAACACAGATACACCCCATCTCCTTGGTGTCTCGCCCAGCTCCTATCCAGAAATACACACTGAAGTTCCACTGTCTGTCTTAATTTTAGGCCTGCTGGTTGTGTTTATTTTGTCAGTCTGTTTTGGGGCAGGCTTGTTTGTCTTCGTCCTTAAGCGCCGGAAGGGGGTGCAAAGCATGCCCAGCAGCGCAAACAACTTAGATATAAGTTCATTTCAGCTCCAGTATGGGTCTTACAACACCGAGACCCACGATAAAACTGAAGGACATGTTTATAACTACATTCCCCCTCCTGTTGGACAGATGTGCCAAAACCCAATCTACATGCAAAAGGAAGGGGATCCAGTTGCCTATTACAGGAATCTCCATGAGTTTAGCTATAGCAATCTTGACCACAAAAAGGAAGACCCCACCAGTCTTGCATTTACAATCAGTGCAGCTGAATTACTGGAAAAGCAATCCTCGCCAAGGGAACCAGAGCTTCTGTATCAAAATATTGCAGAAAGGGTCAAGGAACTCCCCACCGGAGGATTAGTTCATTATAACTTTTGCACCTTACCCAAAAGGCAGTTTGCCCCTTCATATGAATCAAGacgccaaaaccaggacaggataaataaaactgttttataTGGAACTCCcaggaaatattttgcagaacagtCTAAACCCGAGCATCCTTTACTCCAAGGAAAGCTACAAACAGAACCAGACTACCTCGAAGTTCTGGAAAAACAAACTGCAATCAGTCAGCTGTGA